In Maylandia zebra isolate NMK-2024a linkage group LG12, Mzebra_GT3a, whole genome shotgun sequence, a single genomic region encodes these proteins:
- the gins4 gene encoding DNA replication complex GINS protein SLD5 → MSDALSDDGSDFNQDDTQEDVMTPAELIAKLEEAWLNEKFSPELLENKSEVVECVMEQLTHMESNLQRVKKGDAKASIHRMEIDRIRYVLSSYLRSRLQKIEKYFPHVLEREKSRGEGEPSLLSPEEFAFAKEYYANTESYLKAVALKRMPANVQTMDMLKAVPEPCLDSFVFLRVKERQENILVEPETEDQREYVVDLEEGSQHLMRYRTIAPLVSSGAVQLI, encoded by the exons ATGTCGGACGCTTTGTCTGACGACGGCAGCGACTTCAACCAGGATGACACCCAGGAGGATGTTATGACCCCGGCCGAGCTGATCGCTAAACTGGAAGAA GCTTGGCTAAATGAGAAGTTCTCACCGGAGTTGCTGGAGAACAAATCAGAGGTGGTGGAGTGTGTGATGGAGCAGCTGACTCATATG GAGTCCAACTTGCAGCGGGTGAAGAAAGGCGATGCAAAGGCCAGCATCCATCGTATGGAAATAGACAGGATCCGCTACGTTCTCAGCAGCTACCTGCGCTCTCGTCTGCAGAAG ATTGAAAAGTATTTCCCACATGTCTTGGAGAGAGAGAAGTCTCGGGGTGAGGGCGAGCCATCTCTGCTGTCGCCTGAGGAGTTTGCTTTTGCCAAAGA GTATTATGCCAACACAGAAAGCTACCTGAAGGCTGTAGCACTGAAGCGCATGCCAGCCAATGTACAGACTATGGATATGCTCAAAGCAG TGCCTGAGCCCTGCCTGGACTCCTTTGTGTTTCTGCGAGTGAAAGAGAGACAGGAAAACATCCTGGTAGAGCCTGAAACGGAGGATCAGAG AGAGTATGTCGTGGATCTCGAAGAGGGCTCTCAACACCTAATGCGTTATCGAACTATAGCTCCACTTGTGTCAAGTGGAGCTGTGCAGTTGATATGA